A region of Mammaliicoccus sp. Dog046 DNA encodes the following proteins:
- a CDS encoding sucrose-6-phosphate hydrolase has translation MTNWTREERYKKLSDITAEEYTELQEKVNQSKWKQTFHIQPKSGLLNDPNGLIYHNGKYHIFHQWFPLGAVHGLKYWYHYTSTDLIQFKDEGVALTPDTTFDSHGVYSGSAFEVDGQLHLMYTGNARDKDWNRKSTQMIAVEQEDGTFKKFDQPAIADKPEGYTEHFRDPKVWEEKGKYYAIFGIQRENETGAAVIYESDDIHTWKLKGEMDTQLNDFGFMWECPDLFKLDNQDIFIFSPQGIEATDDQFENIYQSGYIIGNFQLDTLKFDHQTFKELDHGFDFYAPQTFIDEHGKRILIGWMGLPEIDYATDQEDWAHCLTLPRELSIENGQLMQRPIEALKQLRTNKETAEGYANKHSVKLYPYEGKQFELLIDIIENEATEIYFDVRVFKKCSTQIIYNTKEKTITLDRFESGVVSEAVEKSTRVAKLDNDLKQLRIYSDTSSLEIFVNDGERVLTTRIFPDEDAVNFRTSTESGQVYLKFTKYDIQSND, from the coding sequence ATGACGAATTGGACACGTGAAGAACGATATAAAAAGCTCTCAGATATAACAGCTGAGGAGTATACTGAATTACAAGAAAAAGTGAATCAATCAAAATGGAAACAAACATTTCATATTCAACCTAAATCAGGATTACTCAATGATCCTAATGGATTAATTTATCATAATGGCAAATATCATATATTTCATCAATGGTTTCCGCTTGGCGCTGTTCATGGATTGAAGTATTGGTATCATTATACAAGTACAGATCTTATTCAATTTAAAGATGAAGGTGTTGCATTAACACCAGATACTACTTTTGATAGTCATGGCGTGTATTCAGGTAGTGCATTTGAAGTAGATGGACAATTACATTTAATGTATACAGGAAATGCGAGAGATAAAGACTGGAATCGTAAATCAACACAAATGATTGCTGTTGAACAAGAAGATGGTACTTTTAAAAAGTTTGATCAACCGGCAATTGCTGATAAACCAGAAGGATATACTGAACACTTTAGAGATCCGAAAGTTTGGGAAGAAAAAGGCAAATACTACGCAATATTTGGTATTCAACGAGAAAATGAAACTGGCGCTGCGGTTATATATGAATCAGATGACATACATACTTGGAAGTTGAAAGGTGAAATGGACACACAACTGAATGACTTTGGATTTATGTGGGAATGTCCAGATTTATTTAAGTTAGACAATCAAGACATATTTATTTTTTCACCGCAAGGCATAGAAGCAACTGACGATCAATTTGAAAATATATATCAATCAGGATATATCATTGGTAATTTTCAGTTAGATACACTTAAATTTGATCATCAAACTTTTAAAGAATTAGATCATGGATTTGATTTTTATGCACCTCAAACATTTATTGATGAACATGGTAAAAGAATCTTAATCGGTTGGATGGGGCTGCCAGAAATAGATTACGCAACGGATCAAGAAGATTGGGCGCATTGTTTAACACTTCCACGTGAATTAAGTATTGAAAATGGTCAGCTAATGCAACGACCAATAGAAGCGCTGAAGCAACTCAGAACAAATAAAGAAACAGCTGAAGGATATGCCAATAAACATTCAGTTAAATTATATCCTTATGAAGGTAAACAATTTGAATTACTCATTGATATTATAGAGAATGAAGCAACAGAAATTTATTTTGATGTGAGAGTCTTTAAAAAATGTTCAACTCAAATTATTTATAATACAAAAGAAAAAACAATCACTTTAGATCGATTTGAAAGTGGTGTTGTCAGTGAAGCTGTAGAGAAATCTACAAGAGTAGCAAAACTAGACAATGATTTAAAACAGTTAAGAATATACAGCGATACATCAAGCTTAGAAATTTTTGTTAACGATGGTGAACGTGTATTAACAACAAGAATATTCCCGGATGAGGATGCAGTGAATTTCAGAACATCGACTGAATCTGGACAAGTATATTTGAAATTTACTAAATATGATATTCAATCAAATGACTAA
- a CDS encoding SdrH family protein — protein MKILKNSILSSILLSSVVLGASYGHDAHAVDIAKTNLKVTSPSTEETDKENSTEEASTEEPSNEKSTEEATTEEPSEEQSTEEATTEEPSEEQSTEEATTEEPSEEQSTEEATTEEPSKEQPTEEPSTEEPSKEQPTEEPSTEEPSKEQPTEEPSTEEPSKEQPTEEPSTEEPSNEQPTEEPSTEEPSKEQPTEEPSTEEPSKEQPTEEPSTEEPSKEQPTEEPSTSGKSNDTNNYNSQNIDQYVPTLPTYPEANTDYGSYADAETNVEVDAPKFIPGKAEAYYEKMDRDMLALVTSKVGTRPDLAKTKFSKTAKSAEATSMSDNDSSNTDTTTKSIENTKSKEEISKPLIFGVSAGILIILGLLILFIKRKFINS, from the coding sequence ATGAAGATATTAAAAAATTCTATACTATCATCAATATTATTATCTTCAGTGGTTTTAGGTGCGTCTTATGGGCATGATGCACACGCGGTAGATATAGCGAAAACTAACTTAAAAGTAACTTCTCCAAGTACTGAGGAAACTGATAAAGAAAATTCAACGGAAGAAGCGTCAACAGAAGAACCTAGTAATGAGAAGTCGACAGAAGAAGCAACAACAGAAGAGCCAAGTGAAGAGCAGTCGACAGAGGAAGCAACAACAGAAGAGCCAAGTGAAGAGCAGTCGACAGAGGAAGCAACAACAGAAGAGCCAAGTGAAGAGCAGTCGACAGAGGAAGCAACAACAGAAGAGCCAAGTAAAGAACAGCCAACCGAAGAACCATCAACGGAAGAGCCAAGTAAAGAACAGCCAACCGAAGAACCATCAACGGAAGAGCCAAGTAAAGAACAGCCAACCGAAGAACCATCAACGGAAGAGCCAAGTAAAGAACAGCCAACCGAAGAACCATCAACGGAAGAGCCAAGTAATGAACAGCCAACTGAAGAACCATCAACGGAAGAGCCAAGTAAAGAACAGCCGACTGAAGAACCATCAACGGAAGAGCCAAGTAAAGAACAGCCAACCGAAGAACCATCAACGGAAGAGCCAAGTAAAGAACAGCCAACTGAAGAACCATCAACATCCGGGAAATCAAATGATACAAATAACTATAATAGTCAAAATATAGATCAATATGTACCAACATTACCAACGTATCCAGAAGCAAATACAGACTATGGAAGTTATGCAGACGCTGAAACAAATGTTGAAGTGGATGCTCCAAAGTTTATACCAGGTAAAGCCGAAGCTTATTATGAGAAAATGGACAGAGATATGTTAGCACTTGTAACAAGTAAAGTCGGAACAAGACCAGATTTAGCAAAGACTAAATTTTCGAAAACTGCCAAATCAGCTGAAGCAACATCAATGAGTGATAATGATTCATCTAATACAGATACAACAACGAAAAGTATAGAAAATACAAAAAGCAAAGAAGAAATATCTAAGCCACTTATTTTTGGTGTATCAGCAGGTATATTAATCATATTAGGACTTTTAATTTTGTTTATTAAGAGAAAATTTATAAATTCATAA
- a CDS encoding LacI family DNA-binding transcriptional regulator, whose product MKTIKDIAEMAGVSKSTVSRYLNGGSISKDTRDKIHQVVETTGYKPNQFAQSLKAKRTGLIGAIVPRLDSYATTETLKGIETSLLKQNIQTMIVNTDLSIEREIDSIYMLAKRKVDGIILMATYISDEHLQAIEAIDCPVVIVGQTHDALYSIIHDDYNAGEQVAEWLIKNNKHHITYIGVGEHDIAVGKTRKEGLFDLLLKNNIEPKFIESTFSIKDAQQLGKTIEVRADEVIVAATDNIALGIYHSLLTKHIEIPTIIGFGGNKITNIVAPTIQTVNFQYQLAGETAVEILNKCINNLAVKKQSTISTHFEFINH is encoded by the coding sequence ATGAAGACGATTAAAGATATTGCCGAAATGGCAGGTGTTTCTAAAAGTACGGTCTCCAGATATTTAAATGGTGGATCAATTAGTAAAGATACAAGAGATAAAATACATCAAGTTGTTGAAACAACAGGATATAAGCCGAATCAATTTGCGCAAAGTTTAAAAGCGAAGAGAACGGGTTTAATTGGTGCGATTGTACCTAGATTAGATTCTTATGCGACGACTGAAACGCTAAAGGGAATTGAAACAAGTCTCTTGAAGCAAAATATACAAACGATGATTGTGAATACAGATTTGTCGATTGAAAGAGAAATCGACTCTATTTATATGCTCGCGAAGCGGAAAGTAGATGGCATTATTTTAATGGCGACGTATATATCAGATGAACATTTACAAGCGATTGAAGCAATAGACTGTCCTGTTGTTATCGTTGGTCAAACACATGATGCGTTATATTCCATCATTCATGATGATTACAATGCAGGAGAACAAGTTGCTGAATGGCTTATCAAAAATAATAAACATCATATTACTTATATTGGTGTAGGTGAACACGACATTGCTGTTGGTAAAACGAGAAAAGAAGGCTTATTCGACTTATTATTAAAAAATAATATCGAACCAAAGTTTATTGAAAGTACATTTAGTATTAAAGATGCACAACAGTTAGGTAAGACAATTGAAGTGAGAGCAGATGAAGTTATTGTAGCTGCTACTGATAATATTGCTTTAGGTATTTACCATTCATTATTAACAAAGCATATTGAAATACCTACAATTATAGGGTTTGGTGGCAATAAAATTACCAATATTGTTGCGCCAACGATACAAACTGTCAATTTTCAATATCAATTAGCAGGTGAAACTGCTGTTGAAATACTTAATAAATGCATTAATAATCTTGCAGTAAAAAAACAAAGTACAATTAGTACACACTTTGAATTTATAAATCATTAA
- the hypR gene encoding redox-sensitive transcriptional regulator HypR has product MNLEFNIAVHALTFLSKHSTERYSSSELAAKICVNPVQLRRVMSKLLEEGYVITTMGKYGGYSINGNGLTIQLSALFKLFNDQRTYGRIYTGEQESECEISREMTNVMTDYHQQEREVLEKFYQNISIGDVLNKIIMEGYNGKV; this is encoded by the coding sequence TTGAATCTAGAATTTAATATTGCTGTACATGCATTAACGTTTTTAAGTAAACATTCGACAGAGAGATATAGTAGTTCAGAACTAGCAGCAAAGATTTGCGTCAATCCTGTTCAGTTGAGAAGAGTTATGTCTAAGTTATTAGAAGAAGGTTATGTCATCACAACTATGGGTAAATATGGTGGGTATAGTATTAATGGGAATGGTTTAACGATACAATTATCTGCTTTGTTTAAATTATTTAATGATCAACGTACTTATGGCAGAATCTACACCGGTGAACAGGAAAGTGAATGTGAGATTTCTAGAGAAATGACAAACGTAATGACAGATTATCATCAACAGGAACGAGAAGTTCTTGAGAAATTTTATCAAAACATTTCAATTGGAGATGTACTTAATAAAATAATTATGGAGGGATACAATGGAAAAGTTTGA
- a CDS encoding phosphate--AMP phosphotransferase: protein MTKNNEKLSLEVAALTRKTKELVIPLMIVFEGVSASGKTRLSNELLLTLDAKYTNFIPTKSPTSEDLRYQFLQKYWNSLPSKGDINIYFRSWYAYFIEYQENKIKADFFSKYNHLKRQIHDFESMIKDDGYEIIKFYIEISEKKRKDHLKEMKENPLTSWKAQEYESAIDDEVYQKEMLQILKEAPEDEWKVIDYTEKSEALTTMYTHIIERLKHAIKLHKKKDKVVDGAFNQKFKSELLQKSIDKIVKKTYKSMITELQNRLKELQFALYERKIPLILVYEGMDAAGKGGNIKRVREKLDPTGYEVNAISAPTDVELNHHYLWRFAKDMPRSGHIEIFDRSWYGRVLVERIEGFATKEEWKRAYNEINQFEKMWTDEGAIVLKFFLTLDKDEQLKRFKEREQRPEKQWKITDEDWRNREKWDLYIEASHDMIKYTNTDNAPWLVVPADDKKTARIEVLKYIIKKCEEVLWGVKQY from the coding sequence ATGACTAAAAATAATGAAAAATTATCTTTAGAAGTGGCAGCATTAACAAGAAAGACTAAGGAATTGGTTATTCCATTGATGATTGTATTTGAAGGGGTATCAGCATCTGGTAAGACACGATTATCCAACGAATTATTACTTACACTGGATGCTAAATATACAAATTTTATTCCTACTAAATCACCAACGAGCGAAGATTTAAGATATCAATTTCTACAAAAATATTGGAACAGTCTACCATCAAAAGGAGATATTAATATTTATTTTAGAAGTTGGTATGCGTATTTTATTGAGTATCAAGAAAATAAAATCAAAGCGGATTTCTTTAGTAAATATAATCATTTAAAGAGACAGATTCATGATTTTGAATCTATGATTAAAGACGATGGATATGAAATAATTAAATTTTATATTGAAATCAGCGAGAAAAAACGAAAAGACCATTTAAAAGAAATGAAAGAAAATCCATTAACAAGTTGGAAAGCGCAAGAATATGAAAGTGCCATTGATGATGAAGTTTATCAAAAAGAGATGCTTCAAATTTTGAAAGAGGCGCCTGAAGATGAATGGAAAGTGATTGACTACACTGAGAAGAGTGAAGCATTAACGACGATGTATACGCATATTATCGAAAGATTAAAACATGCGATTAAATTACATAAAAAGAAAGATAAAGTTGTAGATGGTGCGTTTAATCAAAAATTCAAATCAGAACTGCTTCAAAAGTCTATTGATAAAATCGTTAAAAAGACATATAAATCAATGATAACTGAATTACAAAATCGTTTGAAAGAATTACAGTTTGCATTGTATGAAAGAAAGATACCATTGATATTAGTTTATGAAGGTATGGATGCTGCTGGAAAAGGCGGAAACATTAAACGCGTGAGAGAAAAATTAGATCCTACGGGTTATGAAGTTAATGCCATAAGTGCACCAACAGACGTTGAATTGAATCATCATTATTTATGGCGATTTGCTAAAGATATGCCTAGAAGCGGTCATATCGAAATATTTGATCGAAGTTGGTATGGACGCGTGTTAGTAGAGAGAATTGAAGGGTTTGCAACGAAAGAAGAATGGAAACGCGCATATAATGAAATCAATCAATTCGAGAAGATGTGGACAGACGAAGGTGCAATCGTATTAAAATTCTTTTTAACATTAGATAAAGATGAACAATTGAAACGATTTAAAGAACGAGAACAGAGACCTGAAAAACAATGGAAAATCACAGACGAAGATTGGCGAAATCGAGAAAAGTGGGATTTATATATTGAAGCAAGTCATGACATGATTAAGTATACAAATACGGATAATGCACCATGGCTCGTTGTACCTGCAGATGATAAGAAAACAGCAAGAATCGAAGTGTTGAAATACATCATTAAGAAATGTGAAGAAGTATTATGGGGCGTTAAGCAGTATTGA
- the mroQ gene encoding intramembrane glutamic endopeptidase MroQ: protein MQFKRLTVNLATLILFAVVQTIAIVPTKLYEGAGLSQLKMLEITISWMAVTSIITILILWYMHKHIKNPTSLEQGKKEPWLNVIIWSIAGIFLAIFGQAIASLINIHILNQPVESGNTQRLMGLARQSHLLIIYIVLAGPILEELIFRKLIFGEIFNLIKAPKWISFIVAVLVSSFTFSLAHSDPQHTLIYVVMGSIFSGLYVLTKRIIVPMIAHMGMNGIVVLSQIVFKGSIEKELEKQSQVTHLIYNSIVHILN from the coding sequence ATGCAATTTAAACGCCTAACAGTCAACCTTGCTACGTTAATACTTTTTGCTGTTGTTCAAACAATAGCAATAGTACCAACTAAGCTTTATGAGGGCGCTGGTTTATCACAATTAAAAATGTTAGAAATCACAATTTCTTGGATGGCAGTAACATCAATTATAACGATTTTAATTCTTTGGTATATGCATAAGCATATTAAAAATCCAACAAGTCTAGAACAAGGAAAGAAAGAACCATGGCTAAACGTTATCATTTGGAGTATTGCTGGTATCTTCCTTGCTATATTTGGTCAAGCTATTGCATCACTAATCAATATTCACATCTTAAATCAACCAGTTGAGAGTGGTAATACACAAAGATTGATGGGGCTAGCAAGACAATCTCATTTACTAATTATATATATTGTACTCGCTGGACCAATATTAGAAGAATTGATTTTCAGAAAGCTTATATTTGGTGAAATCTTCAACTTAATAAAAGCACCGAAATGGATAAGTTTCATCGTTGCTGTGTTAGTAAGTTCTTTCACATTTTCATTAGCACATTCTGATCCTCAACACACACTTATATATGTAGTAATGGGTTCAATATTCAGCGGACTATACGTATTAACCAAACGAATTATCGTTCCAATGATTGCTCATATGGGTATGAATGGTATCGTCGTATTATCGCAAATTGTATTTAAAGGTTCAATTGAAAAAGAACTTGAAAAGCAATCGCAAGTCACTCACTTAATATATAATTCAATCGTACATATATTGAATTAA
- a CDS encoding formate/nitrite transporter family protein has protein sequence MNNKNVKWDKVFYGRIWVQHVVDTIKTKDILQSFYFKRYLLRAIMAGFILGLITVFVLMIRASLDSYLPGGMTNLIAAVAFSFALVLILFTNSELLTSNFMYFTVGLYYRVISPMRVLKIFTLCFIGNALGGLILFLLLRFSDVMTPEMLVQLENGIHHKTLTAGFIAILVKGIFANFFINISLVIAMQIEDILAKMFVMMFGVTIFAFMAYEHVVYNTVLFTGGLIYQSEELSFVPALINLIGAGIGNYIGGGLIIGLFYAYLNDHHQYHNERLQ, from the coding sequence TTGAACAATAAAAATGTGAAATGGGATAAAGTCTTTTATGGTAGGATTTGGGTTCAACATGTTGTAGATACGATTAAGACGAAGGACATACTTCAAAGTTTCTATTTTAAGCGTTATTTACTACGTGCAATTATGGCTGGTTTTATATTAGGGTTAATTACTGTTTTTGTATTAATGATTAGAGCGTCTTTAGATTCCTATTTACCAGGTGGCATGACCAATTTGATTGCGGCAGTTGCATTTAGTTTTGCATTAGTGTTAATTCTGTTTACCAATTCAGAACTATTGACCAGTAATTTTATGTACTTTACTGTTGGATTGTATTATCGAGTTATAAGTCCGATGCGTGTTTTAAAGATATTCACGCTTTGCTTTATAGGCAATGCATTGGGCGGACTGATCCTCTTTTTATTATTACGTTTTTCAGATGTGATGACGCCTGAAATGTTAGTTCAATTAGAGAATGGTATTCATCATAAGACTTTAACAGCTGGATTTATTGCTATTCTTGTAAAAGGCATATTTGCTAATTTCTTTATTAATATTTCATTAGTTATTGCGATGCAAATTGAGGATATATTAGCGAAGATGTTTGTCATGATGTTTGGTGTTACTATATTTGCATTTATGGCATATGAACACGTCGTTTATAATACTGTATTATTTACAGGTGGATTAATATACCAAAGTGAGGAATTAAGTTTCGTTCCAGCATTGATTAATTTAATAGGTGCAGGTATCGGTAATTATATAGGTGGTGGCTTAATTATTGGTTTATTCTATGCGTATTTAAATGACCATCATCAATATCATAATGAACGATTACAATAA
- the groL gene encoding chaperonin GroEL (60 kDa chaperone family; promotes refolding of misfolded polypeptides especially under stressful conditions; forms two stacked rings of heptamers to form a barrel-shaped 14mer; ends can be capped by GroES; misfolded proteins enter the barrel where they are refolded when GroES binds), whose product MAKELKFSEDARRSMLAGVDKLANAVKVTLGPKGRNVVLDKKFTSPLITNDGVTIAKEIELEDAYENMGAKLVAEVANQTNDVAGDGTTTATVLAQAMIQEGLKNVTSGANPVGIREGIDKAVKVALEELHRISQPVEKKEEIAQVGAISAADEEIGKFISEAMEKVGNDGVITIEESKGFSTELEVVEGMQFDRGYTSPYMVTDSDKMIAELENPYILITDKKISSFQDILPVLEKILQTNRPILIVADDVDGDALTNLVLNRLRGTFTAVAVKAPGFGDRRKAMLDDLAILTGGQVITDDLGLDLKEASLEMLGQAGKVQVTKDDTTIVEGQGDSVNIDARVGQIKAQIEDTTSDFDRTKLQERLAKLAGGVAVIKVGAATETELKERKLRIEDALNSTRAAVEEGIVAGGGTALVSIYNKVAEVEAKGDVKTGVNIVLKALEAPLRQIVENAGLEGSIIVEKLKNADEGIGYNAATDEWVNMLDSGIVDPTKVTRSALQNAASVAAMFLTTEAVVADIPEETPAAPDMGGMGGMPGMM is encoded by the coding sequence ATGGCTAAAGAATTAAAGTTTTCAGAAGATGCACGTCGTTCAATGCTAGCTGGCGTAGATAAATTAGCTAATGCAGTTAAAGTAACGTTAGGACCTAAAGGACGTAACGTCGTATTAGATAAGAAATTCACTTCTCCATTAATTACTAACGATGGAGTAACAATTGCGAAAGAAATCGAATTAGAAGATGCATATGAAAATATGGGTGCTAAATTAGTAGCAGAAGTAGCTAACCAAACAAATGATGTTGCTGGTGACGGTACAACAACAGCTACAGTATTAGCACAAGCTATGATTCAAGAAGGATTAAAGAACGTTACAAGTGGTGCTAATCCAGTCGGAATCAGAGAAGGTATCGATAAAGCAGTTAAAGTTGCTTTAGAAGAATTACATCGCATTTCACAACCTGTTGAGAAGAAAGAAGAAATTGCGCAAGTTGGTGCGATTTCAGCAGCAGATGAAGAAATCGGTAAATTCATTTCTGAAGCAATGGAAAAAGTAGGTAACGACGGTGTTATTACTATTGAAGAATCTAAAGGGTTCAGTACTGAATTAGAAGTTGTTGAAGGTATGCAATTTGATAGAGGATATACTTCACCTTATATGGTTACCGATTCAGATAAAATGATTGCTGAATTAGAGAATCCTTATATCTTAATTACAGATAAAAAGATTTCTTCATTCCAAGATATATTACCTGTTTTAGAAAAAATATTACAAACAAATAGACCAATTTTAATCGTTGCAGATGATGTTGATGGCGATGCATTAACAAACTTAGTATTAAACAGATTACGCGGTACATTTACTGCAGTAGCTGTTAAAGCACCTGGTTTTGGTGACCGTCGTAAAGCAATGTTAGACGATTTAGCTATCCTAACTGGTGGTCAAGTAATCACAGATGACTTAGGTTTAGATTTAAAAGAAGCTTCATTAGAAATGCTTGGTCAAGCTGGTAAAGTACAAGTAACGAAAGATGACACTACAATTGTAGAAGGTCAAGGAGATTCAGTTAATATTGATGCACGTGTTGGTCAAATTAAAGCACAAATTGAAGACACAACATCTGACTTCGATCGTACGAAATTACAAGAACGCTTAGCTAAATTAGCAGGTGGCGTTGCAGTAATTAAAGTAGGTGCAGCAACTGAAACAGAATTAAAAGAACGTAAATTAAGAATAGAAGATGCATTAAACTCTACACGTGCAGCAGTTGAAGAAGGTATTGTTGCAGGTGGTGGAACAGCACTTGTATCTATCTATAATAAAGTTGCAGAAGTAGAAGCTAAAGGCGACGTAAAAACAGGTGTTAACATTGTATTGAAAGCATTAGAAGCACCATTACGTCAAATCGTAGAAAATGCAGGTTTAGAAGGTTCAATTATCGTTGAAAAACTTAAAAATGCAGATGAAGGTATTGGATATAATGCCGCAACTGATGAATGGGTAAACATGTTAGATTCAGGTATTGTCGATCCAACAAAAGTAACACGTTCAGCATTACAAAATGCAGCATCAGTAGCAGCTATGTTCTTAACAACAGAAGCAGTAGTTGCAGATATACCAGAAGAAACACCAGCCGCACCAGATATGGGTGGCATGGGCGGAATGCCTGGTATGATGTAA
- the merA gene encoding hypothiocyanous acid reductase MerA yields MEKFDFIIIGFGKGGKTLAKVASAQGKKVAVIEQSQEMYGGTCINIGCIPSKTLVHEGLAHGSFDEAINRKHDVVSALNSKNYHLLADDENITVFDNKGVFKNNEVIDLLDKEGNVVDSLTAPHIVINTGATPVVPEITGVNESKYLYDSTGIMNLKDKPERLTIIGGGYIALEFASMFANFGTKVTVLETKDTIMPKEDKEVAEQVITDLKDKNINLVLEAETQAFKDQDGYTVVKTNKGEFESDAVLLAIGRKPNTDLKLEQTDIEIGEHGEIKVNEQLQTTVEHIYAIGDVKGGAQFTYISLDDFRILKDQFFGEGKRSTENRGTVPYTVFIDPPLSRVGLTAEEAKEQGYSVKEGKLPVNQIPRHKINNDTRGLFKVVIDANTNKILGATLYGVQSEEIINIVKLAIDQNIDYTVLRDNIYTHPTMIESFNDLFNI; encoded by the coding sequence ATGGAAAAGTTTGATTTTATAATTATTGGATTTGGTAAAGGTGGTAAAACTTTAGCGAAAGTTGCTTCTGCACAAGGGAAAAAAGTAGCAGTAATTGAACAGTCACAAGAGATGTATGGTGGAACGTGTATTAATATAGGATGTATTCCATCAAAAACATTAGTACATGAAGGACTAGCGCATGGCAGTTTTGATGAAGCGATTAATCGAAAACATGACGTCGTTTCTGCATTAAATAGCAAGAATTATCATTTATTAGCCGATGATGAAAATATCACAGTATTTGATAATAAAGGTGTATTCAAAAATAATGAAGTAATCGATTTATTAGATAAAGAAGGTAATGTAGTAGATAGCTTAACAGCACCACACATCGTAATTAATACAGGGGCAACACCAGTTGTACCAGAAATTACAGGTGTTAATGAATCAAAATATTTATATGATTCAACTGGCATTATGAATTTGAAAGATAAGCCTGAAAGATTAACAATTATCGGTGGTGGCTATATCGCATTAGAATTTGCTTCGATGTTTGCTAATTTCGGTACTAAAGTAACAGTATTAGAAACGAAAGATACGATTATGCCTAAAGAAGATAAAGAAGTTGCAGAACAAGTAATCACTGATTTGAAAGATAAAAATATAAACCTTGTACTTGAAGCGGAAACTCAAGCTTTTAAAGACCAAGATGGTTATACGGTTGTAAAAACAAATAAAGGTGAATTTGAATCAGATGCAGTGTTACTTGCAATAGGTAGAAAACCAAATACTGATTTAAAACTTGAACAAACAGATATTGAAATTGGAGAACACGGTGAAATTAAAGTAAATGAACAATTACAAACTACTGTTGAACATATATATGCGATTGGCGATGTTAAAGGTGGCGCTCAATTCACTTACATTTCTTTAGATGATTTTAGAATTTTAAAAGATCAATTCTTTGGAGAAGGAAAACGCTCAACAGAAAATAGAGGTACCGTACCATATACAGTATTTATCGATCCTCCATTATCACGTGTTGGTTTAACAGCTGAAGAAGCAAAAGAACAAGGTTATTCAGTTAAAGAAGGTAAGTTACCAGTTAATCAAATACCACGACACAAAATAAATAACGATACGAGAGGATTATTTAAAGTTGTTATTGATGCTAATACAAATAAAATATTAGGTGCAACATTATATGGTGTGCAATCAGAAGAAATAATCAATATTGTAAAATTAGCGATAGACCAAAATATAGATTATACCGTTTTAAGAGATAATATATACACACACCCTACAATGATTGAATCCTTTAATGATTTATTTAATATTTAA
- the groES gene encoding co-chaperone GroES, whose translation MLKPLGDRIIIEKTEKEQTTASGIVLTDSAKEQSNEGKVVAVGPGKRLEDGTRLTVEVAVGDQVVYQQYAGTEVKRDKETYIILSEDDILAVIE comes from the coding sequence ATGTTAAAACCATTGGGAGATAGAATTATTATCGAGAAAACAGAAAAAGAACAAACTACAGCAAGCGGAATTGTATTAACAGATTCAGCTAAAGAGCAGTCAAACGAAGGTAAAGTTGTAGCTGTTGGACCAGGTAAGCGTTTAGAAGATGGAACAAGACTTACTGTAGAGGTTGCTGTAGGTGATCAAGTTGTATATCAACAATATGCAGGTACAGAAGTTAAACGTGATAAAGAAACATATATTATCCTTTCAGAAGATGATATTTTAGCAGTTATAGAATAA